From the Eremothecium cymbalariae DBVPG#7215 chromosome 6, complete sequence genome, one window contains:
- the UTP10 gene encoding snoRNA-binding rRNA-processing protein UTP10 (similar to Ashbya gossypii AFR074C), with protein MSSLRDQLAQVAASNSTVALDRKRRQKLHSTSLLYNPKTAATQDYDTIFENASAALEELIHIEPRFKVFCKSLFNASSVSIDRNVQTKDQIQKLDNAVNAYLMLASSRWHLTPTLHATEWLVRRFQIHIHNAEMLLFSTLNYYQSPVFKRILNIVKLPPLFNAFSNFIKTEKVPSNLTIIRLFNDFEFLRLYTNHLSKTVKQKVTYTNQLLFTSCSFINLIAFNSDNEERLNELVPILLEISAKLMASESDDCQTAAYTVMVVLATALPLKKEIILAALETILTNLSENASTKRCALTAIFKLFQTSKGQNSVDHLPSNLFKLFDAKFSLNVFVDSLSKHDTQADKFATAYVRSIARYDHEKLNLIISILKKIDLEKFEMRLIITDLIHLSELLQEMSQLVELFEYFVSIDEDMVLRCLKSLNLTSELFEIRLTTSIFSVEKTEQKKPDEMIKELEAANVLGVNNVVQPFKEFLNKNSEHLCTKSVSMFVQDDQKFSKLVSLFVEAVGKKYQPGLFLSSFFTTLESRITFLLRVIASPSAPIALRLVSLSNLSKLINSIGNDSNLFTLIPILIVALTDVSKNVRIATKKILHQISKRPFTKRYFLSEKIYGEGLSVPILNPKDSEWWLNRFLEGYMVENYDISSLLIPKKNEKIYLLFWANQALFIPLPLPKLILMRYIGTHESYSSTYSQIFEKFLPKYIQERSQWEKMCSLNKTNFKDFESALVSMVAMKEKNQSVIDFVIDSLKSPYEQLASLMAKRIINIYPTLKQGIQLHLVQNIIETTAESELFYDSIETLQELPLTSDIFVSILNQNTINHDGTHEPSKRRRRSSAANKVALQKEQISHIAEIHLRKLTIILEALDKMKVGGSEILLSTLLNILSDLETLDQDGGLPVLYAQETLASCMLNVIESLNSNGSRTTMLKSVRADILVAVLRASPSPQLQNKLLLVAGSLAVLNPEVVLHSIMPIFTFMGAQSIRQDDEFSTMVVEKTIKSVVPALLTSGSSELSDEIEFLLMSFSTAFSHVPKHRRVRLFTTLIKTLGSSSAVHSFLLLMAQQYSNNISRFNIADAKSILEFCKALLSKFDVLEQLHGIAGFLELVDLLGTHHKDNAEILSRRTLFSNGILNYSEVELHAFEKNAFDFIDKIITEDGTEYHSTAGNLKLRILSSFLDVERNEEFNGSIKVRFGDVLKLTLGFINNAEKLFNISANSSANTTSDIEDSNSEPEVDDAVEEVKEILFKLLGHILDLLPINPFVESVLTLIQSTNDGAVRHHIIMVTNSKFKLEPVSSSVIAERVINQLFGIVSNPEEATNIVQVSLNTLSSLITKFGEKIDSKLLVESLKVGSQLLISKKIEVIISGLAVLTSTIYVLGVKSIAFYPKIVPQALEIFESVKDSNDELREQLQLSVILLFASMLKRIPSFLQSNLADVLRVVLFADGVQESIRLYVTTLIVEHIDLKEVLKNLYKLWSTEASQTNDSVAVSLFLSSLEATVEAIDKKSATSQSPIFFKLLLSLFEYRSISTFDNNTISRIEASVHQIANSYVLKLNDKIFRPLFALTVRWAFDGENVANSQVSKNERLIAFFKFYNKLQENLKSIVTSYFTYLLEPTAILLQNFTTGKISDVSLRRLVLISLTSSFKYDRDEYWKTSSRFELISETLTSQLSNIEDVIGKYLVKAIGALASNNSGVDEHNKIMHRLLISHMKSSCQSKEKLWTVKSTKLIYSKVGEGWLVLLPQLVPIIAELLEDDNEEVEREVRVGLVKVVENVLGEPFDRYLN; from the coding sequence ATGTCTTCTTTAAGAGATCAGCTAGCGCAGGTTGCTGCAAGCAACTCTACAGTTGCGTTGGATAGGAAGAGAAGACAAAAGTTACATTCCACATCTTTGCTATACAATCCTAAAACAGCGGCTACCCAAGACTACGAtacaatatttgaaaatgcaTCTGCTGCGTTGGAGGAATTGATTCATATCGAGCCTCGATTTAAAGTGTTCTGTAAGTCGCTATTCAATGCATCCTCAGTATCCATTGACAGAAACGTGCAGACTAAGGACCAGATACAAAAGTTGGATAATGCTGTAAACGCCTACTTGATGCTAGCTTCTTCTAGGTGGCACTTGACACCAACGCTGCATGCAACGGAGTGGTTAGTTCGTCGTTTCCAGATACATATCCATAATGCAGAgatgttattattttccaCCCTTAACTACTATCAAAGTCCTGTTTTTAAGAGGATCTTAAACATTGTCAAGCTGCCTCCTTTGTTCAATGCGTTTtccaactttatcaaaacAGAGAAGGTGCCTTCTAACTTAACAATAATTAGGCTTTTCAATGACTTTGAATTCCTACGGTTATACACTAACCACCTTTCTAAAACTGTCAAACAGAAAGTCACATATACAAACCAGCTTTTGTTTACATCCTGCTCCTTTATCAACTTGATTGCATTCAATTCTGACAACGAGGAGAGATTGAATGAATTAGTTCCTattcttttggaaatttcTGCAAAACTAATGGCTTCTGAATCTGATGACTGTCAGACTGCTGCTTACACTGTAATGGTTGTCTTGGCGACAGCGTTGCCACTAAAGAAGGAGATTATTCTTGCAGCTTTGGAAACTATATTAACTAATCTATCGGAGAACGCATCTACCAAGAGGTGTGCGTTGACTGCgattttcaaattgttcCAAACTTCGAAGGGTCAAAACAGCGTCGATCATTTACCTTCAAATTTATTCAAGTTGTTTGATGcaaaattttctttaaacgTTTTTGTTGATTCCCTATCTAAGCATGATACACAGGCAGATAAATTTGCAACTGCATATGTAAGATCTATTGCGAGATATGAccatgaaaaattgaatctAATTATTTCTATCCTGAAGAAGATCgatttggaaaagtttGAGATGCGGTTAATAATTACAGATCTGATCCATCTTTCTGAACTCTTGCAAGAAATGTCCCAACTAgttgaattatttgaatattttgtttCCATTGACGAGGATATGGTTTTACGGTGtttaaaatctttgaaCTTGACTAGCGAACTGTTTGAAATCAGGCTCACCACATCCATATTCTCCGTTGAGAAGACAGAACAAAAGAAGCCCGATGAGATGATAAAGGAGTTGGAGGCTGCTAATGTTTTGGGTGTCAATAACGTAGTGCAGCCTTTTAAAGAGTTCTTAAACAAGAATTCTGAACATTTATGCACTAAGAGTGTGTCAATGTTTGTTCAAGACgatcaaaaattttccaagttaGTTTCCCTATTTGTTGAAGCTGTTGGGAAAAAGTATCAACCAGGATTGTTTCTATCTTCCTTTTTCACTACATTGGAAAGTAGGATCACCTTTTTACTAAGAGTTATCGCTTCTCCGTCTGCTCCAATTGCGTTGCGATTAGTTAGTTTGTCAAATTTGTCCAAACTGATTAATTCGATTGGCAACGATTCCAATCTCTTCACCTTAATTCCAATTTTAATAGTCGCCTTGACAGAcgtttcaaaaaatgtAAGAATAGCAACCAAGAAAATTCTGCATCAGATATCAAAGAGACCGTTCACCAAACGTTACTTTTTATCCGAAAAGATATATGGAGAGGGTCTAAGTGTTCCAATTCTGAACCCAAAAGATAGTGAATGGTGGTTGAACAGATTTTTGGAGGGCTATATGGTTGAAAACTATGATATATCTTCATTGTTGattccaaagaagaatgaaaagatatatttactGTTTTGGGCAAATCAAGCGTTATTCATTCCGCTGCCTTTACCCAAATTGATATTGATGCGTTATATAGGGACACATGAGTCTTATTCTTCCACTTATTctcaaatttttgaaaagtttttacctaaatatattcaagaaaGATCTCAGTGGGAAAAGATGTGTTCTTTGAATAAGACTAACTTCAAGGACTTTGAATCCGCTTTAGTTTCGATGGTAGCcatgaaagaaaaaaatcagTCTGTCATAGACTTTGTTATTGATTCATTAAAGTCACCATATGAACAATTGGCATCTTTAATGGCTAAGAGAATAATTAACATATACCCCACATTGAAACAGGGAATTCAATTGCATTTGGTACagaatattattgaaactACTGCTGAGTCGGAGCTATTTTATGATTCTATAGAGACTCTGCAGGAACTTCCCCTAACTTctgatatatttgtttctaTTCTAAATCAAAACACTATTAATCATGATGGCACACATGAACCAAGTaaacgaagaagaaggtcaTCAGCTGCAAATAAAGTTGCTCTTCAAAAGGAACAAATCTCCCATATTGCTGAGATACACTTGCGGAAGTTGACAATTATTTTGGAGGCTCTCGATAAAATGAAGGTTGGCGGCTCggaaattttattatcCACTCTTTTAAACATTTTGTCTGATTTGGAGACTTTGGATCAGGATGGAGGATTGCCTGTTCTCTATGCACAGGAAACGTTGGCTTCATGTATGTTGAATGTTATCGAATCTCTTAACTCGAATGGATCTCGCACAACCATGTTAAAATCAGTCAGAGCAGATATTTTGGTTGCTGTATTGCGGGCATCTCCATCGCCCCAATTGCAAAATAAATTGCTTTTGGTAGCTGGTTCGTTAGCTGTATTAAATCCAGAAGTTGTCTTACATTCCATCATGCCAATATTTACCTTTATGGGTGCACAGTCTATCCGTCAAGATGATGAGTTTTCCACCATGGTTGTTGAGAAGACTATCAAATCTGTGGTACCTGCTTTGTTAACCTCAGGATCCTCAGAACTTTCTGATGAGATCGAATTTCTGTTGATGAGTTTTTCTACAGCATTCTCACATGTCCCAAAACATAGAAGAGTAAGATTATTTACTACCTTGATAAAAACTTTAGGATCTTCTTCGGCCGTTCACtcatttttgttattgatGGCACAGCAATATTCGAACAATATTAGTCGGTTTAATATTGCTGATGCTAAAAGtattttggaattttgCAAGGCTTTATTATCTAAGTTTGATGTCCTAGAGCAGTTACATGGTATTGCAGGCTTTTTAGAATTAGTAGATTTACTGGGAACTCATCATAAGGATAATGCTGAAATTTTATCACGTAGGACATTGTTCTCAAATGGTATCTTGAACTACTCTGAAGTAGAATTACATGCATTTGAGAAGAATGCATTTGACTTCATAGACAAGATAATCACAGAAGATGGTACTGAATATCACAGCACTGCAGGAAACTTGAAGTTAAGAATATTAAGCTcatttttggatgttgaaCGGaatgaagaattcaacGGTTCTATCAAAGTAAGGTTTGGCGATGTTTTGAAACTTACTCTTGGCTTTATTAATAACGCTGAgaaactttttaatatttcGGCCAATTCCTCTGCCAACACAACATCTGATATTGAAGACTCTAATTCTGAACCTGAAGTGGATGATgctgttgaagaagtaaaagaaatattattcaaattgTTAGGGCACATCCTAGATTTGTTACCAATCAATCCGTTTGTTGAATCTGTATTGACATTAATTCAATCTACCAATGATGGAGCCGTTAGACATCACATTATCATGGTAACCAATAGTAAATTTAAGCTGGAACCAGTTTCCTCAAGTGTTATTGCTGAACGTGTAATTAATCAGCTCTTCGGTATTGTTAGCAATCCTGAAGAAGCGACCAATATTGTACAAGTTTCATTAAACacattatcatcattgaTCACTAAATTTGGAGAGAAAATAGATTCCAAGTTGCTCGTGGAGTCATTAAAGGTGGGCTCGCAACTGTTGATATCTAAGAAAATTGAAGTCATTATTTCTGGTCTCGCAGTCTTGACAAGTACCATTTATGTGCTGGGGGTTAAATCTATTGCTTTCTACCCCAAGATTGTTCCTCAAGCacttgaaatttttgaatctgTAAAAGATTCTAATGATGAGTTACGGGAACAATTACAGTTGTCTGTAATATTGTTGTTTGCCTCTATGTTGAAGCGTATTCCTAGTTTCCTACAATCTAACCTTGCTGATGTTTTACGGGTTGTATTATTCGCTGACGGCGTACAAGAATCTATTAGACTATACGTCACAACCTTGATTGTTGAACACATTGATCTGAAGGaagtattaaaaaatttgtACAAGTTGTGGTCTACTGAAGCAAGTCAGACCAATGATTCAGTGGCTGtctctttgtttttaagCTCTTTAGAGGCAACCGTAGAGGCGATAGACAAGAAGTCTGCCACCTCTCAATCACCtatatttttcaagttaCTGCTATCGCTGTTTGAATACAGATCAATAAGTACgtttgataataataccaTCAGCCGTATCGAGGCCTCTGTACATCAGATTGCAAACAGCTACGTTCTAAAGCTAAATGATAAGATTTTCAGACCATTGTTTGCTTTAACTGTAAGATGGGCCTTCGATGGAGAAAATGTTGCCAATTCTCAGGTTAGTAAAAACGAAAGGCTAATTGcgttttttaaattctACAATAAGTTGCAGGAAAACCTCAAATCCATTGTCACCTCGTACTTTACCTACCTTTTGGAGCCAACTGCCATACTTTTACAAAATTTCACTACAGGTAAGATTTCCGATGTCAGCCTACGTCGTCTAGTTCTGATCTCATTGACGTCGTCCTTCAAATACGACCGCGATGAATACTGGAAAACCTCCTCAAGGTTTGAATTGATTTCTGAAACTTTGACAAGCCAACTAAGCAACATAGAAGATGTTATCGGGAAGTACTTGGTAAAAGCAATTGGCGCTTTGGCATCCAATAACTCGGGTGTAGATGAACATAATAAGATCATGCACAGGCTGTTGATTAGTCACATGAAGTCATCCTGTCAAAGTAAAGAAAAACTCTGGACTGTCAAATCTACTAAGCTAATCTACTCAAAGGTTGGTGAAGGGTGGCTAGTCTTACTACCACAGCTGGTTCCAATTATCGCAGAACTAttagaagatgataacGAAGAAGTTGAACGGGAAGTCAGGGTAGGCCTCGTTAAGGTTGTTGAAAACGTTTTAGGCGAACCATTTGATAGATATTTGAActga
- the GMH1 gene encoding Gmh1p (similar to Ashbya gossypii AFR073C), translated as MSSLPRSIQDLENSHPTPRVPMVIRRLFKSPRNLDFESAMWDMVNLIVKPRKAFRASYYRRQIKHRLSRDDPSFFILQIFLLSLSSTFWSLEYGHSFTEFLKIMINMIFIDFFLFGFVMATLFWIILNRPNLKFRSSQDSKVEWAYCFDVHCDAFLIIWVLLYFLQFLLLPLINLHRWISLFIGNTLYCVAIGYYFVLTFYGYSQMTFLKNVNFILLPSLLSAIVYVVSLFGIDLSNSLNFYKYI; from the coding sequence ATGTCGTCGTTACCTCGTTCAATTCAAGATCTGGAAAATTCACATCCAACCCCCCGAGTACCTATGGTTATCAGGAGGCTGTTCAAATCACCTAGAAATTTAGACTTTGAATCAGCAATGTGGGATATGGTGAATCTTATAGTCAAGCCAAGGAAAGCTTTCAGGGCCTCTTACTATCGACGTCAAATAAAGCATCGtttatcacgtgatgatCCGTCTTTCTTTATCTTACAAATATTCTTATTGAGTCTAAGTTCTACATTTTGGTCGCTCGAGTACGGCCATTCATTTACGGAATTTCTTAAAATCATGATTAATATGATCTTCATAgacttctttttatttggtttcGTTATGGCGACATtattttggattatttTAAACAGGCCCAATCTGAAATTCCGTTCATCTCAAGattcaaaagttgaatGGGCATACTGTTTTGATGTTCATTGTGAtgcatttttaattatttggGTTTTACTTTATTTCTTACAGTTTTTACTGTTGCCATTAATCAATTTGCATAGATGGATCAGTCTCTTCATTGGAAATACGCTATATTGCGTAGCGATTGGCTACTACTTTGTGTTGACGTTTTATGGCTATAGTCAGATGACCTTTCTGAAGAACGTCAATTTCATTTTGCTTCCCTCGTTACTATCGGCGATCGTCTATGTCGTCAGTCTGTTCGGTATAGATTTGTCTAactctttgaatttttataaatatatctaa
- a CDS encoding uncharacterized protein (similar to Ashbya gossypii AFR072W), which translates to MRPRHSLLNISTQKSLYTVFESQEEDLVEDSSRHGNPVSGLGVPRRILTSTKGSAFAISMLYSNIMTKKEPNMLVADKDGRVIDSTNGSKGSEKEIVKGKRGSINVILNNRDKLPVSANPITHADHIRTHSIRPRGTVIASRSSGAVLMVGGIGDNKIPRLWGPKRERSRELKADMHSIKGARRNYEEAEKGDDDGGDDDDVYSSRSSSLTRSDESEVTDKGESVQLYIDLAVTTDANREKRKFERFDAAYEPDDNADITIRDSSPYSCDFALDDVKVKREHDTETSIPAVLKVSSKDSTSQENDQSSDGADSNISSRLQQKMNILKSKFQPFTQSEREYSTSVSTINDLVMDVSKVGSSTTMYASSAATTNNGDSPSKWYSSPKKSRHEFYIEFEKIHLQQHLHNLAASSDSKFWFNHDLSDRQLLEQMNKELYSLQRFTPKGHKVIVKQLKRFLATEEGSRAIKFESQKPDLAIGPQLNGKGSEVVQKTEEADKSFEELLIATKNYTTSVSDFDIFEEVKDKQLRGWMKAAQSTVQNLWQESESLEFGRYNEKPPSGSSISS; encoded by the coding sequence ATGCGACCCAGACATTCGTTATTAAACATATCTACTCAAAAATCATTATACACTGTGTTTGAAAGTCAAGAAGAGGATTTGGTAGAGGATAGTAGTAGGCATGGGAATCCTGTATCGGGATTGGGAGTACCTAGGAGGATTCTAACGTCGACAAAAGGCAGTGCCTTCGCAATAAGCATGCTCTACAGTAATATTATGACTAAAAAGGAGCCTAATATGTTGGTGGCTGATAAAGACGGGCGGGTCATTGACAGTACTAATGGTTCGAAAGGTTCGGAAAAAGAAATCGTAAAGGGTAAGAGAGGATCTATAAACGTGATTCTCAATAACAGGGACAAATTACCGGTTTCAGCTAATCCAATAACGCATGCTGACCATATCCGGACTCATTCTATAAGGCCGAGAGGTACTGTGATTGCCAGCAGATCTTCGGGAGCTGTGTTGATGGTAGGTGGTATTGGGGACAACAAGATCCCAAGATTATGGGGGCCAAAAAGAGAGCGCAGCAGAGAGCTCAAGGCGGACATGCATTCTATTAAGGGAGCGCGGAGGAACTATGAGGAGGCGGAGAAGggggatgatgatggtggtgatgatgatgatgtgTATAGTTCCAGGTCGAGTAGCCTCACGAGGAGCGATGAATCGGAGGTAACGGACAAGGGGGAGTCGGTGCAGTTATACATAGACCTTGCGGTGACGACAGATGCTAATAGGGAGAAGCGCAAGTTTGAACGTTTTGATGCAGCATACGAACCAGATGACAACGCAGATATTACTATTAGAGACAGCAGTCCTTATTCATGCGATTTTGCCTTGGATGACGTCAAAGTAAAGCGAGAACATGACACAGAGACCTCAATTCCAGCAGTATTAAAAGTAAGCTCGAAAGATTCAACAAGCCAGGAAAATGATCAATCTAGCGATGGTGCTGATTCCAATATTAGTTCGAGGCTCCAACAAAAGATGAACATATTGAAGTCTAAGTTTCAGCCTTTCACCCAATCAGAAAGAGAATACTCAACCTCAGTATCCACCATCAACGATCTTGTAATGGACGTGAGTAAAGTGGGTTCTTCGACGACTATGTATGCTAGCAGTGCTGCTACTACTAATAACGGCGACAGCCCTTCAAAGTGGTATTCAAGCCCGAAAAAGAGTCGTCACGAGTTCTATATTGAGTTTGAGAAAATTCACCTTCAACAGCACTTGCATAATTTGGCTGCATCCTCAGATTCTAAATTTTGGTTTAATCACGATTTATCAGATAGGCAATTGCTCGAGCAAATGAACAAGGAGTTGTATTCGCTCCAACGGTTCACTCCAAAGGGTCATAAAGTTATAGTTAAACAattaaaaaggtttttggCGACTGAAGAGGGTAGTCGTGCAATCAAATTTGAAAGCCAGAAACCAGATTTAGCTATAGGTCCACAACTTAACGGCAAAGGCTCTGAAGTTGTTCAAAAAACAGAGGAGGCGGATAAatcatttgaagaactgCTAATTGCTACAAAGAACTATACGACAAGCGTTTCcgattttgatatttttgaagaagtaaaaGATAAGCAGCTTAGGGGCTGGATGAAGGCAGCTCAATCAACGGTACAAAATTTATGGCAAGAGTCCGAGTCACTCGAGTTTGGCAGATACAATGAGAAGCCTCCTAGTGGTTCCAGTATCTCAtcttaa